Genomic DNA from Fusarium keratoplasticum isolate Fu6.1 chromosome 2, whole genome shotgun sequence:
GGCGCGATTCCCGCGCCTTCTACGACCCATGTCGGCTTCTGTCGCATTCGACACACTGGTGATCAATTGCTCTCAAAGACAGTTCGCAATGCCGTTGTTCAGCTGACCTGCATCAGGATGACAATGCCGGCATCACACAAGCTGATTGTGCGTGGAAACGCAAAAGAAGCTCGTGTGAATGGCCATCCGACAGCTCGCTTGCGCCTAGCTGTGCACAGATCTATTCGTGTTGGAAGTCTACCATGACTTGAACTGCTTAGAAGGCGGCTGTCTCAAACTCGGTCAAATACGCACGAACACGTATGCAGGGGCGCAGAGGCTGAAGCGCGGTAGCAGGATTCGGCGGGCGCCCGTATCGATGGGTGCCGGGTTATGTGCTGTGCTCCAATGCAGGAGAGGATCCAAGAGAAAGCCACGACCAACGGATGAGTTGGATTGTGTCTGGGAGGGCTGCCGAGTAAGGATATCCTGTCGCAAGATTCGTACCAAAATGGCGATTGGCAACAGCATAAATTTCATGAGGCTGCAAGGTTACCCTTGGATGCGAGGCTATTGGGCGGTATCGACCAACCACGGCGAGGATGGATTCGCCCACCTCGTATCGCTTCATTCTTGACGCTGGAGAAGCTGCCGGATCTCACTGAAGCGGCCAGTATCGAGATTgaaggacgacgatgggTGAACTGGTGAGGATAGGTCTGGCTTGAAACGTAACCGGCGGCCCCAGAACCAGCAGCCGCCTGCGGGCCAGCTCATGTATGTCTCGGCTTGACACGCCTAACGAGCCGCCGGGGCCAATGGCAGGGAGCGAGCCGCTCATGTCTCGCCCCTACGCCGGGGAAGACAGTGTGGACGGTGGAGCTCTGATGTCGAGACTGGTGGCTTGAAACAGGGCAGCCAGAGGAAAGTCGCAGCTTGATGACTTCATGACGGATTGGCGTGCGATGGATAAATAGCATGCAGCTCGCCTACGAGAGCTAATGAGGACACGGTTGAGCAGACGCCTTCTGTCTCGGCGTTGGGTGTCAGATCTTGGTCCCTTGACGGATGAGATTAGATGGGATGAGGTGAGGTGACACGCCGTGCGAGCAATAGATGTAACGAGAGTAAGCACCAGCAGTCGCAAGGGCCAAGCGTCACCAATTACTGATGAAGGGATCAGTTAAAGGCCCCCATCACCACGTCTAGCTGTAACGGTTTCCGGGCGCAATGTTGCGGTTCCTGCTTGTGGCTCCACACGATCAAAGAACTTGTCAAGAAGAATCGactcgcctcgcctcgccaGAATCGTCAAGCCTGACGATCAAGGATAGCGTTTGCGCGGCGCCTGAGAGACAACGGGTCGGCCAGCCACGGCCACATCACCAATGCTTGACTCCCTAGACTGCCACCAGGGCGTCGACGAGTCTCCACCGGCCACGAGCGACCCAGGCTAGTCCAGCCTAGCCTAGCAGTCGGCCGGGGGAGAAATCACCAAGATTGTCCAGGACCGGGAGGCCAAACCTTGATCTCTGGCGTCTGTTGGACGTCTTTGAATCTTCCCACTCGGCCTGTGAGAAACTTGGCAATCCCGGAGGTGCTCCACCAACGGCGCCCACTGATTCCACTCACACTTGATCGTGGTGCGTTTGCTACGCGCTTGGCCATGATCATGGACCGTGGGACCTTGGGCAGAGCCTGAGTCTGGGCCTAATGCCACCCCCCTTGTCTAGAGGTTATCGATGTTGACGGGACTGAATTCACGGATAGCGAGTGAATAGCGCCGGTTAGTTTGGATAGGCGTACAGTGCAGTCTGGATGAGTCTCATTGACCGTGATTGACAAAGACGAATTGAATAGACTGCAATGGGTTCAGCCTCGACGTCTCGTGTGCGTCTCGCCCGTCTGAATAGACATGGCTTCGACAGCCTGCCAGTCTTGTGCATTCTTCGTCATTCTGAGGCATCAGACTGAAATGCGAGGCGCCAGGGGAAATCGGATGCGGTCCTACCATGGTGATCCCTCCAACCATGGCGTCGGACCAACCACCAAGTGCTCGGAAGAGGCTTTCACACTGTCAACGGCCCGAGAGGCGAGTGCGTTACAGTGATGGAGGTGGAGGGCGCGACGTTGGTGAGTTGGGAACGGGAGTTGGGTATCAGCGCCAGGTACTTGACGAATGTGCGCGTGCCCCGCAGATGGGCATGTACCTGCTGTGCCAAGTTGGCTGGGTCCAGGGTCCAGCCAGCATCGTCAGGTACCGACTGTTGGACTCGTCTGGCGGGCAGTCCCTGGATTGTCAGTACCTGGATTGGACTCGATAAGGAGTCTTGCAACGGATGATTCTCAATTGACGTCGGCCTTCACTCCAATGTATTGTATCTGTTGAATGGCAACCTGGAAGTCAATAAGTGATTAAGTGTCAGCACGCAGGTCCCTGAGGCAAGTAAGCGCGGCACAGCACAGCAAAGCAAGCACAGCGCATGCATCGCAGCACACACAGCTCAGCGGGCACAGTACAGTACTTCTACAGTTCACATCCATCCCGCAGTAGATGACCCAGACAGGCCCTTGATCCCACAACGCCCCCATTCTCACATTCAAGGACCTGCCATCTCATCCACGGTCCCGCATTCCGATTcatctctccctcccctccgTCCATcgtgctgatgctgatggcTCTGCACAGTGTGCGTGCGTGTCactcttgcgcttcttctctcgTCTCCCCCCAACTTGATTCCCCCAACCCACTCCCGTCCGAATCTCCAGCTATCCTATCGAAGCAAACGCAGGAGCCGGAGCAGCACCAAAGCAGAAGCAGCCCGCCAGAGCTCACCACCAGCTTCGCCACGCAGCATCCTCCGCCCACACACCCCCGCGTTGTGTCCCCGGTCTACAGCGCCGTACCAAGCCAGGCGTCTTGCCATTGTCCAGAGCCATCTCTCTGCGCTGCGCAGGTCTGGCCGCCGAAGCCGCCTGTGCCCACACGTTTCCCTTCTctcccatctcctccttgcaCCCACACCCTGTCCTCCACCCGCTCGACCCATCAAACCTCCGTACCTAGTAGCCGTCCTGAGACCTTTTTTTAGCCCCGAGGGCCCCAACTCGTCAGTTGCAaggctgcttctgctgccgCTGGATCATGGACGGCCCCGGATACACCTCTGCGTCGTCTGCGTCCGCTCATACCGCAACTTCACATCGTcgcaagctcatcaagaagcctcCCTCTCACACCTACGCCCGCTCCTCGTCCGGCTtcgatggtggtggtggcttcGACGCCCAGTCCCTCGAGAGCAAACGCAGCTCGCAGAGCCTGAGAAGGGCCCCCAGCGCTCCCCCAGCCCGCTCCAACCCCGCGGCCGTCGACTGGTATTCCAACCAAGAGTCTGACTtggccaacaacaccatccgTCCGATCCCATCTCCAAACTTGGCCCACGCCGACTTGGCCCACGCCGACTTTGCCCCCGCCAGCCACTGGGCGCCCGTACCTCGTCATACCGACCGCCTCTCCGATTCCCACCTACGCCCTCTGAGCAGGACCGCCCCCGACGACCTGATCGGCGCCCCCTTCGACGGCGCAGCAATCCTGAACCGCATCGAGTCCACAAAGGCTCCGAGCCCAAAGGCTCCCGTCCACCGTCACTTTCCGCCCCAGTTCAAGCACCCTAACGACGTGAAGCTTGCGACTCCCGTTTTGCGATCTTCGGCCAGCTTCACCGCGATGGATTCGTCCCTATCGGAAAAGGGCCTCGGCCCAAGGGCCCCGACCGATGGCCCAtccatcaaccccaagcgATACTCAGATGACGGCAGAGATTCAAAGCCCGCCGTGCTGCGCAAAAAGTCAGGATTTTCGGGCTTCATGAACAGTTTGGTCGGCtcgcccaagaagcccattATCTCGGCCCCAGAGAATCCTGTTCACGTCACCCACGTCGGCTACGACAGTTCGACCGGCCAGTTCACCGTCAGTTTTCCCGCCCATGGCCTTTATTTTGGTTAACAAGTCGCAGGGTCTGCCCAAGGAATGGCAACGGCTTATCAACGAGAGCGGAATTCCCGAAAAGGAGAGGCGAGAGAACCCGCAGACCATGGTTAATATTTTGCAGTTCTACAAGGAGACGACCGAACGGCCTCCTGAGGACCAGAGCCTCGAAAAGTTCCATCATGCGGGTAACTACGCCACTTCTCCGGCGACTGCAGCATCACCGGGCATGTACCCGTCAAACTATATGGGTATGTCACCGAATACTAGCTCCACGAACCCCAGGTTTCCAACTGTCAATCATGAAGGAAGTTTTGAGAATCCCCGGGCCCCGCCGCCCGTCCCCAGAGGTCACGTCCCCGGCAAGGACCTGATGCCCAGCCGTCCGGCCCCGAAGCCGCCTGTCAGCATGAACAACCGGCATATGCCTCAAGGGGCCTACGCCGCCAAGGATTCCGGCATCGGCATGTCCCAGCCCGGCGACGACTCTTACGGCATGTCCAAGGACAACGGTCCTATGCTCCCCGAGGAGCACCGGTCAAGGTCCAACTCGCGCGCCGCCGGACCTACACCCTACGCTCCGACAGGCCCCCAGCCCAACCCCGCGCTcgcccaagctcaagccGCCGCCtatcagcagcagctcttgcaacagcagcaggagcaggcTCTCGCACAGGCACAAGCCGCTATGTCTGGTGGAGTCGGCCGGGCTCCCAGCAAGCGAACCCCTCACCAGACCGCGAACCAGCCCAATGCCGCCTATGGACGTGTTCCCGATGCCAACGGAGTGGCCAACGCTCCTC
This window encodes:
- a CDS encoding Non-specific serine/threonine protein kinase, whose translation is MDGPGYTSASSASAHTATSHRRKLIKKPPSHTYARSSSGFDGGGGFDAQSLESKRSSQSLRRAPSAPPARSNPAAVDWYSNQESDLANNTIRPIPSPNLAHADLAHADFAPASHWAPVPRHTDRLSDSHLRPLSRTAPDDLIGAPFDGAAILNRIESTKAPSPKAPVHRHFPPQFKHPNDVKLATPVLRSSASFTAMDSSLSEKGLGPRAPTDGPSINPKRYSDDGRDSKPAVLRKKSGFSGFMNSLVGSPKKPIISAPENPVHVTHVGYDSSTGQFTGLPKEWQRLINESGIPEKERRENPQTMVNILQFYKETTERPPEDQSLEKFHHAGNYATSPATAASPGMYPSNYMGMSPNTSSTNPRFPTVNHEGSFENPRAPPPVPRGHVPGKDLMPSRPAPKPPVSMNNRHMPQGAYAAKDSGIGMSQPGDDSYGMSKDNGPMLPEEHRSRSNSRAAGPTPYAPTGPQPNPALAQAQAAAYQQQLLQQQQEQALAQAQAAMSGGVGRAPSKRTPHQTANQPNAAYGRVPDANGVANAPRQQAGPAGVPGARPRHRARQSAAIDVVASLKRICNEGDPRDIYRGFNKIGQGASGGVFTGHERGSNRLVAIKQMNLEQQPKKDLIINEILVMKDSSHPNIVNFIDSYLCGGELWVVMEFMEGGSLTDVVTFNIMSEGQIASVCRETLNGLQHLHSKGVIHRDIKSDNILLSMEGNIKLTDFGFCATINEAQNKRTTMVGTPYWMAPEVVTRKEYGRKVDIWSLGIMAIEMIEGEPPYLTESPLRALWLIATNGTPHIKNEQDLSPMFKDFLYFALKVDPEKRASAHDLLRHEFMKQCVDLSQLSPLVRAAREQKAQEKARKGQ